The following coding sequences are from one uncultured Bacteroides sp. window:
- a CDS encoding peptide MFS transporter — MLKGHPKGLFVLALANMGERFGYYTMLAIFVLFIQAKFGFDKDTSSLVFSTFLALVYFLPLFGGIVADRLLGYGKTIILGIVVMFIGYSLLAIPTGVSEAAKIMMFSALGLIALGTGFFKGNLQALVGNLYDDPKYNSKRDLAFSIFYMCINIGAFFAPSAAGAVYNHFMAKAGLFYEPKIPALAHQLFNGTISADGTASLKQLADLQTAGASSDLVNFSHTYIEKLSEGYNYGFALACISLVVSLLIFLGFKKYYKNADVTVKEQAKKDKASGAKSQAIELSPAETKERIICLSLVFAVVIFFWMAFHQNGLTLTWFARDYTASSLTGIGRISFGLPSMVMLIIAFYGLLGVVQFKKMMGKMLSGIAFIVGAIGTYAFYSDMPAEIKITPEVFQQFNPFFIIILTPVAVGFFAMLAKRNSEPSAPRKIGIGMFVAAIAFLVMSVGSLGLPTPHAIQASGGVSDMLVSPNLLISTYFTLTIAELFLSPMGLSFVSRVAPPKYKGLMQGGWLAATAVGNYCVAIIGHLWGIELWLLWGILVLCCAVSGIFIFSIMKKLDAVAK; from the coding sequence TGGCTATTACACCATGTTGGCTATTTTTGTATTGTTTATACAGGCTAAATTTGGTTTTGATAAAGACACTTCAAGTTTGGTTTTCTCAACCTTCTTGGCTCTTGTATACTTCCTTCCTCTTTTTGGGGGTATAGTAGCTGACCGTTTACTAGGTTATGGCAAAACAATCATTTTGGGTATCGTCGTGATGTTTATAGGCTATTCATTGCTTGCAATACCTACCGGAGTGAGTGAAGCTGCTAAGATTATGATGTTCTCGGCATTGGGTTTAATCGCTCTTGGTACCGGATTTTTTAAAGGTAATTTGCAAGCGTTAGTAGGTAACTTGTATGATGATCCGAAGTATAATTCTAAACGTGACCTCGCATTTAGTATCTTTTATATGTGTATTAATATCGGGGCGTTCTTTGCTCCGTCTGCGGCAGGAGCTGTTTATAATCATTTTATGGCTAAGGCGGGTCTCTTCTATGAACCTAAAATACCTGCTTTGGCACACCAACTGTTTAACGGTACGATCTCGGCTGATGGTACTGCTAGCTTAAAGCAATTGGCTGATTTACAAACTGCAGGAGCTAGTAGTGATTTGGTAAATTTCTCTCATACTTATATCGAGAAACTTTCTGAAGGCTATAACTATGGTTTTGCTCTAGCATGTATCTCGCTGGTTGTTTCTTTGTTGATCTTCTTGGGATTCAAAAAATACTATAAGAATGCTGATGTGACCGTTAAGGAGCAGGCTAAGAAAGATAAAGCATCCGGTGCGAAATCACAAGCGATAGAACTTTCACCGGCAGAAACTAAAGAACGTATTATCTGTCTTTCATTGGTTTTTGCAGTGGTTATTTTCTTTTGGATGGCTTTTCACCAAAATGGTTTAACCCTTACATGGTTTGCTCGTGATTACACTGCAAGCAGTCTGACCGGTATAGGACGTATTAGCTTCGGTCTGCCTTCTATGGTGATGCTGATTATTGCTTTCTACGGTTTGTTGGGAGTTGTTCAGTTTAAGAAAATGATGGGCAAAATGCTAAGTGGAATAGCGTTTATAGTAGGTGCTATCGGTACGTATGCTTTCTATAGTGATATGCCTGCTGAAATAAAAATTACTCCTGAGGTTTTCCAACAGTTCAATCCTTTTTTCATTATTATCCTGACTCCTGTTGCAGTAGGATTTTTTGCTATGCTTGCTAAGAGAAATAGCGAGCCTTCTGCTCCTCGTAAGATTGGTATTGGTATGTTTGTAGCAGCTATTGCTTTCTTGGTGATGTCTGTGGGTTCTTTAGGATTGCCTACTCCCCATGCTATTCAGGCTTCGGGTGGAGTGAGTGATATGTTGGTTTCTCCTAATTTACTAATCAGTACTTATTTTACTCTGACTATTGCAGAACTCTTCCTTAGTCCAATGGGGCTTAGCTTTGTGTCTCGAGTAGCACCTCCTAAATACAAAGGTTTGATGCAAGGAGGCTGGCTAGCTGCAACAGCTGTAGGTAACTATTGCGTAGCGATTATCGGTCACCTTTGGGGTATTGAACTTTGGTTACTATGGGGTATATTGGTACTTTGCTGTGCAGTATCCGGCATCTTTATTTTCTCTATCATGAAAAAGCTTGATGCTGTAGCTAAATAA
- a CDS encoding site-specific integrase, which produces MKENEYYWCKQKKQMEVLSIFVECLKNELLDSGRHATARSYESALKRLVSFTGNQKTTFTELTPFLLKQYEEHLYSQGCRRNTVSLYMRMLRSICNQASRRGITNLPGGLFEEVFTGTESCQKRAVNPEVIRKLCALDLASSSASLAFSRDMFLLSFYLRGIPFVDLAHLRKSDLQKNTLTYRRSKTGHELTVSLEPCAMSLFRKYAPLVKNSPYLLPIITQIGENEYGQYQSALRLYNYHLHQLSNKLRLKEHLTSYVARHSWATAAYREGIPVAVISESLGHSSEKVTYNYLASFDNRTLKRANKKVIALVLPTSREGDFSASDIPIRRGNGKWTKRLI; this is translated from the coding sequence ATGAAAGAAAATGAATACTATTGGTGCAAGCAAAAAAAACAAATGGAAGTATTAAGCATTTTTGTTGAATGCCTGAAGAACGAATTACTCGATTCAGGGCGTCATGCCACTGCTCGTTCTTATGAGAGCGCATTGAAGCGCTTGGTTTCATTTACCGGGAACCAGAAAACAACTTTTACCGAACTAACGCCGTTCCTACTGAAGCAGTATGAAGAACATCTTTATTCCCAGGGCTGCAGGCGCAACACTGTTTCCTTGTACATGAGGATGCTGCGTTCTATCTGTAATCAGGCTTCTCGCAGAGGGATAACCAATCTGCCTGGGGGACTTTTTGAAGAGGTTTTTACCGGCACCGAGAGCTGTCAAAAGCGTGCCGTAAATCCGGAAGTTATTCGTAAGCTTTGCGCGTTGGATTTAGCTTCGTCCTCGGCTTCGCTTGCTTTCTCACGCGACATGTTCCTTCTTTCGTTTTATCTTCGCGGTATCCCTTTTGTGGACCTGGCTCATCTTCGCAAGAGCGATCTTCAAAAGAATACGCTCACTTATCGGCGTAGTAAAACGGGACACGAACTAACCGTAAGCCTGGAGCCTTGTGCGATGAGTCTTTTTCGCAAATATGCTCCTTTAGTTAAGAACTCTCCTTACCTGCTACCCATTATCACCCAGATTGGAGAAAATGAGTACGGGCAGTACCAAAGCGCCTTACGGCTCTACAACTATCATCTGCATCAGCTTTCTAATAAGTTGAGGCTAAAAGAACATCTTACTTCTTACGTTGCCCGCCATTCTTGGGCCACAGCTGCTTATCGGGAAGGAATCCCTGTTGCCGTTATCAGTGAATCTTTAGGTCATAGCTCTGAGAAAGTAACTTATAACTATCTCGCTTCTTTTGACAACCGTACACTCAAGCGAGCTAATAAAAAAGTGATTGCTCTGGTTCTACCAACAAGCAGAGAGGGTGATTTTTCAGCCTCAGACATTCCTATTCGGCGGGGGAATGGTAAATGGACAAAGAGATTGATATGA